In Pseudonocardia sp. C8, one genomic interval encodes:
- the folE gene encoding GTP cyclohydrolase I FolE, translating into MPPAVRSATVAAGVTQAVPEGVDLDRAERAVRELLIAVGENPDREGLKETPARVARAYGEIFAGLFVDPDSVLEKTFDEGHGELVLVKDIPMFSTCEHHLVPFHGVAHVGYIPAVDGQVTGLSKIARVVDLYAKRPQVQERLTAQIADALVRKLNPRAVIVVLDAEHLCMSMRGIRKPGSRTTTSAVRGLFKSSATSRAEALSLIRER; encoded by the coding sequence ATGCCCCCGGCGGTGCGGTCCGCCACGGTGGCGGCCGGGGTGACCCAGGCCGTGCCCGAGGGCGTGGACCTGGACCGTGCCGAGCGGGCGGTCCGCGAGCTGCTGATCGCCGTCGGGGAGAACCCCGACCGGGAGGGCCTCAAGGAGACCCCGGCGCGGGTCGCGCGGGCCTACGGCGAGATCTTCGCCGGGCTGTTCGTGGACCCGGACTCGGTGCTGGAGAAGACCTTCGACGAGGGGCACGGCGAGCTCGTGCTGGTCAAGGACATCCCGATGTTCTCGACCTGCGAGCACCACCTCGTGCCGTTCCACGGGGTGGCGCACGTCGGCTACATCCCGGCGGTGGACGGCCAGGTCACCGGCCTGTCCAAGATCGCCCGGGTGGTCGACCTGTACGCCAAGCGCCCGCAGGTGCAGGAGCGGCTGACCGCCCAGATCGCGGACGCGCTGGTGCGCAAGCTCAACCCGCGCGCGGTGATCGTGGTCCTGGACGCCGAGCACCTGTGCATGTCGATGCGCGGCATCCGCAAGCCGGGCTCGCGCACCACCACCTCGGCGGTCCGCGGGCTGTTCAAGAGCTCCGCCACCTCGCGCG